CCGAACGAGCGCGTTCATTTTGAGTTACGGGCGCCAGGCAACAACCCTCATGACGAGTGGGATACGACGGCCGGGTGGATAGCCGTCCGTGAGCCTTCCCTGCGACTCGAGGTGGACTACCATCACGTGCAAACGCCGAGACAGAAGTCTTCTCCCTACGATTACAACTATCCCACCCCGCCCCCGACCAAGAGCGAGTACCTCCTGTATTTCGAACCGGGCAGGTTCTGGGGAACGGCGCCCGGTTTCGAGAAGCCCGTGTTGCAGTACAGGGACTTTCTTAGGAGCGCGCCCATCGTCCCGATGAAGTGATTCTTGCGATTCATTCGATACCGGATTATCCGCGCGAACATTCATATCTCGTTCAGGAGGATTTATGAGGAGCAGGTTCCGGTGCCTGACAGAGCCAGGTTTCTGGGTGACCGTGGCGTTCATCGTCACAGCCGTTGCGGGGGGGCTGAGCCTCCCTCCGGCCATTGCCGCGGAGTCCGGACGCCTGGTTGAGAAGGATGGAAAGCTTGTGTTTGTCGAAAGCACCGATCCGGCGATCAAGCTGTTGCTGGAGCGCGCGCTCAAGCAGGGCCTGATCACGAAGGAAGAATACGAAAAGGTCGAAAAAGAGTCCGAAGAGCGGGCCTATGCGCTCACGCCGACTTTCAAAGGCTGGTATGACCGCGGATTCAACCTCTCGATGAACGACAATGCGTTCTACCTGAAAATCCGATTTCGCGCGCAATTGCGCTATACGCAGCGTTTTCGCAACGACGCCTGGCGAGATCCCGGAGACGCCAAGAACTTTCCGGAACTGCTGGGCGTGTTCGGGGATTACCGGGCGAACCGGTCGGACGAGACCGGCTCCAGCTTCAATGTGCGTCGCGCCCGCTTGTATTTCATGGGGCACCTGTTCAATCCCGACTTCAAATATTACGTGCAGCTTGCGGGGGAGACGGCGGAGAACTCCCAATCGCCGGGCTCGGTCCGGGTCCTGGACCTGAATTTTTCAAGCACGCACTTCCCGCTCTTTAATATCCAATTCGGTCAATACAAGGTCTATTTCAATCGCGCGCAGATCAATTCGACGGCCTCCATGCAGTTTGCCGAACGCGCGTTGGTGATGGACGCCTTCACGGCCAGCGGTCTCGATCGTCGGGACATCGGCATCACGATCATGAACGACGAGGAGATCTATCCGGTCAATTACTATGTCGGGATCTTCAACGGCGCCGGGCCGAGCTTCAATCGCATCGGCGGATTCTTCAGCGAGCAGCCCACGGAGAATTGCGGCGGAGGCACGACCGGGCAGAATCCCTTTCCTTCTCCGGCTAGCTGTCCGGCGCCTCAACGGAATATCAATGCCAACCTCCGAAACGACATCAACCAGCTCATGTATGTGGCGCGCTTGAACTGGAACATCATGGGACGGCCTGGATATGGAGAAGGTGATCTGGCCTATTCGGAGACGCCTCAAATAGCTGTGGGGGGCGGGTTCTCCTACAATCCGGCGGTCAATGCCAGCTCCAACAGTTCCTTCGTCGGTACGGATCTGGCCAACCTGAATTTCCGACGACAAATCGCGGCGTTTGGCAACGCCCGGCAGCTCGGCTGGGGAATCGTGGATTACGCCACCTGGGCGCTTGACGGCGTGTTCAAGTACCGCGGGTTCTCGCTTCAGGGAGAGTATTACTTCAAGAACGTGACCCGTCACGAGAAGGGCCTGCCCTGCATGAATACCACCTGCACCCAGACCGCGCCCGGGCTGCTCGGCAATGCGACCGGGTGGTATGTGCAGACCGGCTATTATGTGATCCCTCGCTATCTGGAGATCGCCGGCCGTTATGCCTATTGGGACCCCGACACCAATTCGGCCGACGACCTGATCAAGCAGGTGGACCTGTCGCTCAACTGGTTTTTGAACGGCACCTATGACCATCAGATCATGGTGACCTATAGCAACATCGCGATGGGCACCGGCGGCTACGCGATCGGCCGCAGCGCGCCCCTTCCCCCTCAGTCCGGGACCATTCCGCTTGACGCGAGCGGCGGGACACTGATCGAAAACATGATCCGCGTGCAGTACCAGATTTTCTTCTGATAGGAGATTCCGGTCGAACGAGCACCGTCGGCGAATCGTCATCATGGCCGTGGAAGCGGCAGGGCATGACGTTGAGCAGGACAAAACAAGAGTGTTAGGTTGGTCACATTGATCATTGATGCGGAGGAAGGCATGAAGCTGGTCATGAGCCGACGATCGATATTGAACCTGAGCGGGCGATGGGCGATGGCGATGGTCCTGGTTGCGCTGTGGACTCCATGGACCGCCTGGGCCGGCGATCTCACCATTGCGGCTGCATCGGATCTCAATTTTGCCTTCAAGGAACTGGTCGGCGAATATGAGAAGAAAACCGGCGAACGAGTCAAATTGACGTTGGGCTCATCCGGAAATTTTTTCTCGCAGATCCAGAACGGCGCCCCGTTTGATCTGTACTTCTCGGCCGACATCGCCTATCCCAAGAAACTGGAGGATACCGGCCTGACCGTGCCGGGGTCGCTCTACAAGTATGCCGTCGGCCGCATCGTCGTCTGGACTCTGTCCGGATCGACTCTGCCCGTGGAGAACCGAGGGATCGAGGTCCTGCTCGATCCCTCGGTCAAGAAGATCGCGATCGCCAATCCCAAGCACGCGCCCTACGGCCGGGCCGCGGTCTCGGCGATGGATCACTTCAAGCTGCATGAGCGGGTCAAAGACAAGCTGGTGCTCGGGGAGAATATTTCACAGACGGCGCAGTTCATCGAATCAGGAGCCTCGGACGTCGGAATCATCGCTCTATCCCTCGCCTTGGCGCCTGCGATGAAAGCCAACGGAAAATATTGGGAGATTCCTGCCGACGCCCATCCGCCGCTGGAACAGGGGGCTGTGATCCTCAAGAGTTCGTCGAATCAGGACCGCGCCAAATCCTTTCTGGAATTTCTCAAGGGGCCGGAAGGCAGGACGATCATGACCCGTTATGGTTTTACACTGCCCTCGTAAACTGATGGAACCAAACAGGCATGAAAGCCGAGCCTCGATTCGTTCACTGGCGTTGGCCCTCTGTTGGTCAATGGCGACAGCCGGCTGTTCGGATGCGGTCACGATGGTGCGGGAAACGCCGTCAGGAGGGGTGGTCTCCTATTCCTACAAAGCAGACCGGGGCGGCCATCTGATGTCGCCGTATCGGCGGGAAGCCGACGCGCTCATGATGCGGAAGTGTCCAACCGGCTATCGCATCGTGCGGGAAGGGGAGGCGCGCGGCTATTCGAGCGTCTCCGGCATCAGGGAAGGCACCGAGGACGAAGGCATCGGACGGAAATGGGGCGTTCAGTTCGAATGCAAGGCATCGCAGGGTCAAGGAGGACAGTCCATTGACGGGCGTGGCGGGCGGTAGCAGGGCCATCCCTTATGAATGTAAAGAGGTCGTTCGTCTGTTCTTAACCAAGGAGGACACTCATGAAGCTGAGCGCGCGCAACCAATTTCAAGGCACGGTGACCAAGATCACGGAAGGCCAGGCGATGGCCGAGGTGGTGGTGAAGGTCGGCACGCTCGAGTTCATTGCCGCTATTACGGAAGGGTCGGTCAAAAATATGGGGCTCAAGGTCAACGATCAAGTGACCGTCGCGATCAAGGCAACCGAGGTGATGATCGGCAAGTAGGGCCTCCGTTGACATTTGCGGATTCGCCTTCCTACCATGGCCCGCCCGTGCCATCGGTCGGCCGATGGAGGTTCCCACACTCGTGAATTGGACGGCCATTCGTCTCACGCTGGAACTGGCGCTGTTGACCGCCGCGATCCTGTTGGTCGTCGGACTTCCGATCGCCTACTGGCTGACCTATTCGCGCCGGCGCTGGAAATTCCTGGTCGAGTCGGTCGTGGCGCTCCCGCTGGTGTTGCCGCCGACCGTCCTGGGATTCTACATCCTGGTCGCCATCGGTCCCCACAGCCCGCTGGGCCGCTGGTACACGGAACTGGTCGGACATCCCTTGCCGTTCACGTTTGAAGGACTCTTGTTCGCCTCGGTCCTGTACAGCCTACCCTTTGCCGTGCAGCCCTTTGCCTCGGGGTTTGAACAGGTGGATCGGCGCTTGATCGAGGCCTCCTGGACCTTGGGGCTGTCCAAACTGGCCACGCTTTTCAAGCTGATCATTCCGCTCTCGACTGCCGGACTCGTCACCGGGTTTGTCCTCAGCTTCGCCCATACGCTCGGCGAGTTCGGCGTGGTGCTGATGGTGGGCGGCAATATCGAGGGGATCACGCGTACGGTCTCCATCGAGATCTACGACGACGTGCAATCCTTGAACTACGCGGCGGCGGCGAAGACGGCGGCGCTGCTGCTGGGGATCTCGTATCTCGTCCTGCTCGGCGTGTACGGCCTCAATCGCAAAATGTGGGCGGCATGGCCGCAGAAATAAGCCTCGATTTCCGCAAGATCTTTCCCAACAAACTGACGGTGGAGGCTCGGCTTCAGATTCCGTTGCACCCTCCCTCGGTCGTGATCCTGTTTGGTCCGTCCGGGTCGGGAAAGACCACATTGCTGAGATGTCTGGCCGGATTGGAACGGCCGGACGACGGGACGATTCAATTCGACGGCGAACGGTGGCTTGACCTCCGAGAGGGCATTGTCCGTTCGCCCCAGGCCCGCGCCCTCGGTTATATGTCGCAGGACTATGCCTTGTTTCCCCATTGCACGGTGGCCGGGAATCTGGCCTTCGGCCTCCGCGCGCTTTCGAGAGCCGAGCGACGGCAACGAATCGGGGAAACGCTCCGCTTGTTGCATATCGAGGATCTGGCCGATCGGCGTCCGGCCCAACTGTCCGGCGGGCAACAGCAGCGGGTCGCACTGGCCAGGGCCATCGTGCGGCGGCCACGGCTTCTCTTGCTGGATGAGCCGCTCTCGGCGCTGGATGCGCCGACGCGCGCCCGTTTGTGCGGCGAGCTGCGCGGGCTGCTCAAGCGATTGGCTATTCCGGCGGTGGTCGTGACCCATGATTGGGCCGAAGCGCTTTCCCTGGGGGATACGATGGTGGTGATGAACCACGGCCGTGTGGTGCAAAGCGGGACGCCGCAGGAGGTGTTCACCCGTCCATTGGATGCCGAGGTCGCGCGGGTGGTGGGGGTCGACACCGTGTTGCCGGGGCGGGTGGTCGAGGAGGCTGAGGGCCTCGTCACCGTGGAGGTGGATGGATTACGGCTGGCGGCGATCGGGTCGGAAGGTCTCGCGCAGGATGTATTCGTCTGCATCCGCGCGGAAGATGTAGTGTTGGAGCCGGCTCAGTCGGGCGTCACGAGCGCGCGCAACCACCTGCTCGGCCGCGTCACGGATATTCAATCGATCGGGGCCTTGGCCAAGGTGCGTATCGATTGTGGGTTTCACCTTACAGCCTTAGTCACCCGCTCGGCGCTGCTGGATCTTGGGCTGCAGCCGGGGGTTTCCGTCAAGGCCGCCGTCAAGGCGGGCGCCGTCCATCTGATCTCCCGCTGATGGCTTCGCGGACCGGCTCCGTCGGAATCAAGGCGCATGCAACCCATCGCGACGATGATCGTGCGATCTTTTTCAGCGGCGCCTGCACGCTTGCTGATCATCTTCAGGACTGCCTCACGCACGACAACCAAGCTCCCGTTTGTTCCAGACTTCCTCTCTCGTTCCAGAGTCCAATTCCATTTCCGGAACGTCATGTGATCCTTGGAGCGGCCTTTTGGGCCAGGAAGACTTGCGGCCGTTCACCCTGGGGGAGGCTCACTCGCATCTAAAGACCGGCTCTTCCGGAACTCGTGTGGGTAAAGTTGATGGCTCCGGCTGACGTTGGACCCGTTGCATCCAGAAAGGCAACGGGTTCCCCGACACTCCGGGTTGCGTCATGATGCGTTGGCGTCAGGAGGCCGTTCCTGGTCGTCCTGTTGGCCACCGCGACTGTGAGGCGACGCCGGAGCGTCAAGCCGTCGCGGTGGCACCAGGATCAGCCTGCATTCGCCCCGTTCCCGTCATGACGCGAACCCTCCGTGTCCGCCCTTCCAGCCGGGGCTGGCACGATGGCACCTCGTCCGATGGCCCGCACAATTTCCGGAAAAGCCCTTGGGCTGCTCTGCAGGCATTGGGGTGGCTTCAGGGTCGGCATGGGGGTGACGCTGCCTTCGCTGAAGAAGCGGGGCCCCACCGGGGGTTTGTCGAGCAGGAAAGCCGAAAGTGACCAAGGCACCACGGCCGCAGACCGTGGCCGTAGGAATTTCGGAAGGGTTTCCGCTCGGCAAGCCCCGGTAGGGTCGCTCTGAGAGGCGCGGCAGCACAAGCCCCATGCCGACACTCAACTTGAGTCACCCACACAAAATCCTGAAGAGCCTAAAGACTTATCGTCTCGGTGCTTGGACCATATCTTAAACGCTTGAGTCAGTAATTCTTGGGCTTCCTCCTCTCGGTGCGCTTTTTTGAGGACAAAGGCCAAGGCTTCTAAGTTGGCGGCTACATCCAAGTGTCCGGGGCCAAACACCTTTTCATTGATCTTCAGTGAAAGCCGGAGCTGGTGTTCTGCCTCGGCATAGCGGCGCTGCACGGCATAGAGGCCTCCTAGTTTGCTCAGAAGCACCGCGATGTGAGAATGGTCCCGGCCCAGGGCGTTCGATGTGATCTCTAGTGATGTCTTCAGCAGGCGTTCGGCTTCGGAATAGTTGCCACGTCTTGCGAAGGCTGATGCCCTCGCGGTGAGGGCCATTGCGGCCCTTGGAGGGTTCTCTTCGCGATCCGGTCCGCTGATCGTCAGGATGGGCTGCGAGCCCTCACTGGGTCCTTGTTGCCATCTGGTCTCCAAGCTCAGGGCGCAAACCGGCTCGGAGATCACGCTCAAGATCGCCGCAGACGTTCGAGCAAGAATACCCGGGCATGTGCTCATATGACGCCCTCCTCGGCTACTCTCAGGTACTATTCATCTAGCTCAACCCTCCCTTCTCACTCGCCGAGCAAGCTCTATCCCTTGCTCTATGATCCATTCGATGACACAGGGTCAAAGCCATATTTGAGGAGGAGTTTTTGTATGCGGGGACTCGCCATGAAATCGGCAAACTCTTTTGCGGCGCCCAAGGATGCCGGCCGACAGGTCCATACCACCGCTTCTCCGAACCGGACCGTCGTATGATTTCCGGCCGGAGCCTCATCAATGATGCGCACCTGCCCGTTGTTGATCGCATCGACGCGGTAGACGATCCCCACGTCCGCCTTCCCCATATGGACCAGATTGACGAGATCCTCGTTCTGTCGCGCATAAAGAAGGGTGAAGCGGCTCTTATATGCAGGATCGAGCGTGGTCAGGGCTCGGGCTGTGACCGCTCCCAATGAGGAGGTCTGAGGATCACCGAGGGCGATCCGGGTCGCTCGATTCGGCAACGCATCGTGCAAGGAGACCGCAATGGCGCGGGAGGCCGCCGACATCACCAGAACGAGAGAGGTCTGCGCGTAGACGCGCGGCGCGCCGTTGAGCGTCAGCCCCTTTGCGTGCAACTTCTCGACTTCCTCCACCGCCGCAGGGAGAAACACATCGATGGGCGCTCCCTGTTCAATTTGCCGGCGCATCGCTTGGGATGGACCGTACAGGACATGCACCGTCGCTCCATATTCTTTCTCGAACATCGGCACGATTTCCTGAAACGCCGCCTTCAAACTGGGCGCGGCCCCCACCGTCAGGGTCTCGGCTCGAACAGGTTCCCCCGTCGCCACAATGCCTCCAAGCCCGCTGACCGCCATCGCCATGCAGAATGCCCGAATTCCCGTCATGGTGCTCCTTTTCTTGACCCTGTTCACGAAGAGGTCCGATGAGGTGATGTCCATGTGCGCGGCTTGAACAGCAAAATCAATACCCACGATCGTCCTCATGGGATGAACCGGGGCAAACCGGTCCAACCATCGCATCTCCAACGGGTTCGCGACAGGCGATTGCACGACCGCCTCACCCGCGCGAGCCGCCGAATCGTGTGATTCCGCACGACGCGCTCTGTGATCAAATGCACCATGCGGAGTTTGTGCCGTCCGGTCCGAACCGCGTCGGAGCCGCCGATGTCTTGTCCGAATAAGGATGACGTACCTCCTGCCATTCCCAACCCATAGGTTGAGCGAATCAGACGATCAGGTATGGGCCTTGCTGTACGTACTGGCAATGGTCTCGGCTCGCGGCCAGGGCGGTCCTTCCTAAACCAGCGGGATCTGTGTGAGGGACCATCCGACCGCATGGGCAGACTTCGCGGATGAACCAGGCATGAACGAGATCGTCCTCATTGCCCTGCGCAGGCCTTACACCTTCGTCGTCATGTCCATCCTGATCGTGTTGTTGGGGGGCCTGACGGTGCTCCACATGCCGACGGACGTCTTCCCAAACATCACGATTCCCGTCACCTCGGTGGTCTGGATTTACTCAGGCCTGCTGCCGCAGCAGGTGGAAGGACGCATCACCTATCTGTTCGAACGGTTCCTGACCTCGACGGTGGAAGGCATCAAATACATCCATAGCCACTCCTACTATGGCAGCAGCATCACCAATATTTTCCTCCAGGACGGAGTCGACGTGGGCCGGGCCGAAGCGGACATCGTGGGCATCGCGCAGAATGTCGTCAAGGCGCTGCCGCCCGATATTTCGCCGCCCATGGTCATGCGTCTCGCGCCATCCTCGATCCCGGTGGCCATGCTCGAAATCAGCTCCGACAACATGACGCCCGCGGAACTCTATAACCTCGCCTACATGCGCATCCGCCCCCTGCTCGTGACGGTGCCGGGGATCGTCCTGCCGCACCCCTACGGGGGGCAAGACATGCAGGTCATGGTCAATCTCGACCAGCAGAAAATGCTCGCCCGTCACCTGACGCCGTCGGACATTCACGATGTTCTCATGAAGCAGTACCTCGTGCTGCCGTCCGGCGACATCAAAATCAAGCAGACCGACTGGATCGTGCTGACGAACGCCTCGCCGTTGAAGATTGATGATTTCGCCAATATCCCGATCAAGCGGGAAGGCAATGCGTTCGTCTATCTGCGCGACGTCGCCACCGTGCGCCTCATGGGCCGGGTGCAACAGAACGCGGTGCTGGTGAAGGGCAAGCAGACCGTCATCATCGTCGCGATGAAGAGCACGGAGGCCTCGACCCTCGACGTGGTCGATGGGATCAAGAAGATGATCCCGCGCGCCGAGCAAGTCTCTCCGGAGGGCGTGAAGATCAGGCTCCTCGACGACGCCTCGACCTTCGTGAAGGATTCGATCTCGGACGTCGTGCATGAAATGGCGACCGCCGGCGCGCTGGTCGGCCTCATCGTGCTGTTGCTGCTCGGCTCCTGGCGAGCCACGGTCATCGTCTGGACCTCGATCCCGTTGTCCATTCTGACCGCCATCATCGGCCTGCACTGGCTCGGAGAGACGATCAACGTCATGACCTTGGGCGGGTTGGCGCTGGCCGTCGGCATTCTGGTCGACGACGCGACCGTGATGATCGAGAATATCGATCGCCACCTCGAGATGGGCAAGCCGCTCGAGCAAGCCATCATCGACGCCGCCAATCAAATCGTCGTCCCGACGCTCGTCGCCACCCTGTGCATCGCGATCGTCTGGCTTCCCCTCTTCCAGCTCGGCGGCGTCGCCGGTTACCTGTTCAAGCCCATGGCGGAGGCGGTCATCATCGCGATGCTCGCCTCCTTCATCCTGTCGCGCACGCTGGTGCCCACCATGGCGAAATATCTGATGAAGGGCCACCATGTCGCAGCCGCCTGAACAGCACGGGCGATCGGATGTCGAACCGTCGCGCAACCTCTTCGTCCGTTTTCAGAAGGCGTTCGAGCGCCGCTTCGATCGGTTCCGCGAGCGCTACGGCGCGTTGCTCGAACAGGTGATCGCCCATCGCCGCGCCTTCGTCACGATCGCGCTGGCTATCGCGGCCGGCTCCCTGTCCCTCTTCTTCTTCCTCGGGCGCGATTACTTCCCCGAGATCCGGTCGGGGGTGATTCAGATGCATATGCGGGCGCCGCTCGGGACGCGCATCGAGGTGTCGGGACGCATCGCCACGCTCGTCTCCAACAGCATCGAGGAGTTGCTGCCGGGCCGGGTCGAAAACATCGTCAGTAATTGCGGCCTGCCGGTCGGACCGCACAACCTGGCCTTCATTCCGACGCCGACGATCGGCTCTCAGGACTGTGATCTGACGATCCTGTTGAAAGATGAAAAAGCGCCGGTGTGGGACTACCGCCGCATCCTCCGCAAGGGCTTGA
The DNA window shown above is from Nitrospira tepida and carries:
- a CDS encoding porin, with product MRSRFRCLTEPGFWVTVAFIVTAVAGGLSLPPAIAAESGRLVEKDGKLVFVESTDPAIKLLLERALKQGLITKEEYEKVEKESEERAYALTPTFKGWYDRGFNLSMNDNAFYLKIRFRAQLRYTQRFRNDAWRDPGDAKNFPELLGVFGDYRANRSDETGSSFNVRRARLYFMGHLFNPDFKYYVQLAGETAENSQSPGSVRVLDLNFSSTHFPLFNIQFGQYKVYFNRAQINSTASMQFAERALVMDAFTASGLDRRDIGITIMNDEEIYPVNYYVGIFNGAGPSFNRIGGFFSEQPTENCGGGTTGQNPFPSPASCPAPQRNINANLRNDINQLMYVARLNWNIMGRPGYGEGDLAYSETPQIAVGGGFSYNPAVNASSNSSFVGTDLANLNFRRQIAAFGNARQLGWGIVDYATWALDGVFKYRGFSLQGEYYFKNVTRHEKGLPCMNTTCTQTAPGLLGNATGWYVQTGYYVIPRYLEIAGRYAYWDPDTNSADDLIKQVDLSLNWFLNGTYDHQIMVTYSNIAMGTGGYAIGRSAPLPPQSGTIPLDASGGTLIENMIRVQYQIFF
- the modA gene encoding molybdate ABC transporter substrate-binding protein, with protein sequence MKLVMSRRSILNLSGRWAMAMVLVALWTPWTAWAGDLTIAAASDLNFAFKELVGEYEKKTGERVKLTLGSSGNFFSQIQNGAPFDLYFSADIAYPKKLEDTGLTVPGSLYKYAVGRIVVWTLSGSTLPVENRGIEVLLDPSVKKIAIANPKHAPYGRAAVSAMDHFKLHERVKDKLVLGENISQTAQFIESGASDVGIIALSLALAPAMKANGKYWEIPADAHPPLEQGAVILKSSSNQDRAKSFLEFLKGPEGRTIMTRYGFTLPS
- a CDS encoding TOBE domain-containing protein, translating into MKLSARNQFQGTVTKITEGQAMAEVVVKVGTLEFIAAITEGSVKNMGLKVNDQVTVAIKATEVMIGK
- the modB gene encoding molybdate ABC transporter permease subunit: MNWTAIRLTLELALLTAAILLVVGLPIAYWLTYSRRRWKFLVESVVALPLVLPPTVLGFYILVAIGPHSPLGRWYTELVGHPLPFTFEGLLFASVLYSLPFAVQPFASGFEQVDRRLIEASWTLGLSKLATLFKLIIPLSTAGLVTGFVLSFAHTLGEFGVVLMVGGNIEGITRTVSIEIYDDVQSLNYAAAAKTAALLLGISYLVLLGVYGLNRKMWAAWPQK
- a CDS encoding ABC transporter ATP-binding protein — protein: MAAEISLDFRKIFPNKLTVEARLQIPLHPPSVVILFGPSGSGKTTLLRCLAGLERPDDGTIQFDGERWLDLREGIVRSPQARALGYMSQDYALFPHCTVAGNLAFGLRALSRAERRQRIGETLRLLHIEDLADRRPAQLSGGQQQRVALARAIVRRPRLLLLDEPLSALDAPTRARLCGELRGLLKRLAIPAVVVTHDWAEALSLGDTMVVMNHGRVVQSGTPQEVFTRPLDAEVARVVGVDTVLPGRVVEEAEGLVTVEVDGLRLAAIGSEGLAQDVFVCIRAEDVVLEPAQSGVTSARNHLLGRVTDIQSIGALAKVRIDCGFHLTALVTRSALLDLGLQPGVSVKAAVKAGAVHLISR
- a CDS encoding tetratricopeptide repeat protein; the protein is MSTCPGILARTSAAILSVISEPVCALSLETRWQQGPSEGSQPILTISGPDREENPPRAAMALTARASAFARRGNYSEAERLLKTSLEITSNALGRDHSHIAVLLSKLGGLYAVQRRYAEAEHQLRLSLKINEKVFGPGHLDVAANLEALAFVLKKAHREEEAQELLTQAFKIWSKHRDDKSLGSSGFCVGDSS
- the modA gene encoding molybdate ABC transporter substrate-binding protein, coding for MTGIRAFCMAMAVSGLGGIVATGEPVRAETLTVGAAPSLKAAFQEIVPMFEKEYGATVHVLYGPSQAMRRQIEQGAPIDVFLPAAVEEVEKLHAKGLTLNGAPRVYAQTSLVLVMSAASRAIAVSLHDALPNRATRIALGDPQTSSLGAVTARALTTLDPAYKSRFTLLYARQNEDLVNLVHMGKADVGIVYRVDAINNGQVRIIDEAPAGNHTTVRFGEAVVWTCRPASLGAAKEFADFMASPRIQKLLLKYGFDPVSSNGS